Proteins co-encoded in one Kutzneria chonburiensis genomic window:
- a CDS encoding aminoglycoside phosphotransferase family protein — translation MRMHTDEIDSTPELVRALITEQFRQWADLPIERVDSSGTDNAMFRLGDELAVRLPRRPFVAAALNKELRWPAVLAPQLPVQVPVPVGIGEPNDDFPFPWAVLRWIDGRNPVVGALAEPEALARDLAEFIQALRKIDPTGGPAQRRGVPLGSPGRDTPTREAISQLDDDIDTAAALALWDRAIALPEPPGVFWSHGDLSPGNVLVRNGRLAAVIDFGGVGIGDPTVDLVIAWNLLPGGARDVFREALDIDDETWERGRAWAMSIALIQLPYYRDTNPGLSANSRHVLSEVLA, via the coding sequence ATGCGGATGCACACGGACGAGATCGACTCCACCCCCGAGCTGGTCCGGGCGCTGATCACCGAACAGTTCCGGCAGTGGGCCGATCTCCCGATCGAACGTGTCGATTCCTCCGGCACCGACAACGCGATGTTCCGCCTCGGCGACGAGCTGGCCGTGCGGCTGCCGCGCCGGCCGTTCGTCGCGGCAGCCCTGAACAAGGAGCTGCGCTGGCCGGCCGTGCTGGCCCCGCAACTGCCGGTCCAGGTGCCGGTCCCGGTCGGGATCGGCGAGCCCAACGACGACTTCCCGTTCCCGTGGGCCGTGCTGCGGTGGATCGACGGCCGCAATCCGGTGGTCGGAGCCCTGGCCGAGCCCGAGGCGTTGGCCCGCGACCTGGCCGAGTTCATCCAGGCCCTGCGCAAGATCGATCCCACCGGCGGGCCGGCGCAGCGCCGCGGCGTGCCGTTGGGTTCGCCCGGCCGCGACACACCGACCCGTGAGGCCATCTCCCAGCTCGACGACGACATCGACACCGCTGCCGCCCTGGCCTTGTGGGACCGGGCCATCGCCCTGCCCGAGCCGCCCGGCGTCTTCTGGTCGCACGGCGACCTCTCCCCCGGCAACGTACTCGTGCGGAACGGCCGGCTCGCCGCCGTGATCGACTTCGGCGGTGTCGGCATCGGCGACCCCACCGTGGATCTCGTTATCGCGTGGAACCTGTTGCCGGGCGGGGCTCGTGACGTCTTCCGTGAAGCGCTGGACATCGACGACGAGACGTGGGAACGCGGCCGCGCCTGGGCGATGTCCATCGCCCTGATCCAGTTGCCCTACTACCGGGACACGAATCCCGGGCTGTCGGCCAACTCCCGGCACGTGCTGAGCGAGGTGCTGGCGTGA
- the rbfA gene encoding 30S ribosome-binding factor RbfA: MADQARARRLAKRIAQIVASALEHEVKDPRLARVTITDARVTPDLHDATVFYTVLGDNLESAPDHAAVTAALTSATGVLRTMVGQQTGVRFTPTLAFRADTVPTDSKRIDELLAKARESDAEVAQLASTAQPAGEADPYKAPREEESDAE, translated from the coding sequence GTGGCCGACCAGGCCCGCGCCCGCAGGCTCGCCAAGCGGATCGCCCAGATCGTGGCGTCCGCGCTGGAACACGAGGTGAAGGACCCCCGGCTGGCCCGGGTCACCATCACCGACGCCAGGGTCACCCCTGACCTGCACGACGCGACCGTGTTTTACACCGTGCTCGGCGACAACCTGGAGTCCGCTCCCGACCACGCCGCCGTCACCGCCGCGCTGACCAGCGCCACCGGTGTGCTGCGGACCATGGTCGGGCAGCAGACCGGCGTGCGGTTCACGCCGACGCTGGCCTTCCGGGCCGACACCGTGCCGACCGACTCCAAGCGGATCGACGAGCTGCTGGCGAAAGCCCGTGAGTCGGACGCCGAGGTGGCGCAGCTGGCGTCCACCGCGCAGCCGGCCGGCGAGGCCGACCCGTACAAGGCTCCCCGCGAGGAGGAGTCCGACGCGGAGTGA
- a CDS encoding chitinase, with translation MFGRISRTLTAVLAAALAVPALGLASAQATPASPHADTCAVKSRPAGKVLQGYWENWDGAANGVHPGLGWIPVTDSRIAQHGYNVINEAFPVIRSDGTALWQDGMDAGVKVGTPADNCAAKAAGATLLLSIGGAAAGIDLSSSTVADRFVNTIVPILKTYNFDGIDIDIETGLTDTGNIKTLSASQSNLIRIIDGVLAKMPSNFGLTMAPETAYVTGGSITYGSIWGAYLPIIKKYADNGRLWWLNMQYYNGSMYGCKGDSYQAGTVQGFTVQTQCLNNGLVVQGTTIKVPYDKQVPGLPAQSGAGGGYMSTSLVSQAYRSVSGIKGLMTWSVNWDGSKGWSFGNNVKSLEGR, from the coding sequence ATGTTCGGTCGGATATCGCGGACCCTGACGGCAGTCCTTGCCGCCGCGCTAGCCGTCCCGGCGCTCGGTCTGGCGTCCGCACAGGCGACCCCTGCCTCGCCTCACGCGGACACGTGTGCGGTGAAGTCCCGGCCCGCCGGCAAGGTGCTCCAGGGCTACTGGGAGAACTGGGACGGCGCGGCCAACGGCGTGCATCCCGGCCTCGGCTGGATACCGGTCACCGACAGCCGGATCGCGCAGCACGGCTACAACGTGATCAACGAAGCCTTCCCGGTGATCCGGTCCGACGGCACGGCGCTGTGGCAGGACGGCATGGACGCCGGGGTGAAGGTCGGCACGCCGGCCGACAACTGCGCGGCCAAGGCGGCCGGGGCGACCCTGCTGCTGTCCATCGGCGGCGCGGCCGCCGGTATCGACCTGAGCTCGAGCACCGTGGCCGACCGGTTCGTGAACACCATCGTGCCGATCCTGAAGACCTACAACTTCGACGGCATCGACATCGACATCGAGACCGGCCTGACCGACACCGGCAACATCAAGACCCTGTCGGCCTCGCAGTCCAACCTGATCCGCATCATCGACGGCGTGCTGGCCAAGATGCCGTCCAACTTCGGCCTCACCATGGCCCCGGAAACCGCTTACGTCACCGGCGGTTCCATCACGTACGGCTCCATCTGGGGCGCGTACCTGCCGATCATCAAGAAGTACGCCGACAACGGCCGGCTGTGGTGGCTGAACATGCAGTACTACAACGGTTCCATGTACGGCTGCAAGGGCGACTCCTACCAGGCCGGCACCGTGCAGGGCTTCACCGTGCAGACCCAGTGCCTGAACAACGGCCTGGTCGTGCAGGGCACCACCATCAAGGTTCCTTACGACAAGCAGGTTCCCGGTCTGCCGGCGCAGTCCGGGGCCGGCGGCGGCTACATGTCGACCAGCCTGGTGTCACAGGCCTACCGAAGTGTCAGCGGCATCAAGGGCCTGATGACGTGGTCGGTCAACTGGGACGGTTCGAAGGGCTGGAGCTTCGGCAACAACGTGAAGTCGCTAGAGGGCCGGTAG
- a CDS encoding MFS transporter codes for MPASRATRQAWVVWITAVVVYLFAVFHRSSLGVAGLAAADRFGVGPAALSTFTVLQVFVYAAMQVPTGLLVDRFGPRKLLTAAAIFMGLGQILFAIADSYPLGLIARGVLGLGDAMTWVSVLRLIGGHFPARKYAVVMSLSAMIGSAGNLVATVPLTLLLHNAGWTMTFLVAGAATAVYATVAATRLRDLPHGVPAPVVERVTPREVVRNIANAWRTPGTRLGFWVHFSTMVAPTTLGLLWGVPYLVQAQGLSVETAGSVLSLLVIGGLILSPVVGTLISRNPELRVPLAAAYLVTSGAVWTLLLIVPGRLPLWLLVIAFALFAVGGPASSVGFALAKDYNPNRIVGTATGVVNVGGFVATTIAALAVGVLLGLAEGLGQQNAFRIAFVAVLAVQSLGTWRMAIWWRRARAVVLHAAARGEEVPVQLQRRRWDEVIGPAAA; via the coding sequence GTGCCGGCCTCGCGCGCCACCCGTCAAGCCTGGGTGGTCTGGATCACCGCCGTCGTCGTCTACCTCTTCGCCGTCTTCCACCGCTCTTCTCTCGGCGTGGCCGGACTGGCCGCCGCCGACCGCTTCGGCGTCGGACCCGCCGCACTCAGCACATTCACCGTGCTCCAGGTTTTCGTCTACGCCGCCATGCAGGTGCCGACCGGCCTGCTGGTCGACCGGTTCGGCCCGCGCAAGCTGCTCACCGCGGCGGCGATCTTCATGGGCCTCGGCCAGATCCTGTTCGCCATCGCCGACAGCTACCCGCTCGGCCTGATCGCCCGCGGCGTGCTCGGCCTCGGCGACGCCATGACCTGGGTCAGCGTGCTGCGCCTGATCGGCGGCCACTTCCCGGCCCGCAAGTACGCCGTGGTCATGTCGCTGTCGGCGATGATCGGCTCGGCCGGCAACCTCGTCGCCACCGTGCCGCTGACCCTGCTGCTGCACAACGCCGGCTGGACCATGACCTTCCTGGTCGCCGGCGCCGCCACCGCCGTCTACGCCACGGTCGCCGCGACCCGGCTGCGTGATCTGCCGCACGGCGTGCCCGCGCCGGTGGTCGAGCGGGTCACGCCGCGTGAGGTCGTGCGCAACATCGCCAACGCCTGGCGTACGCCCGGCACCCGGCTCGGCTTCTGGGTGCACTTCAGCACGATGGTCGCGCCGACCACGCTCGGCCTGCTCTGGGGCGTGCCGTATCTGGTGCAGGCGCAGGGACTCAGCGTCGAGACCGCCGGTTCCGTGCTCAGCCTGCTGGTCATCGGCGGCCTCATCCTCAGCCCGGTCGTCGGCACGTTGATCAGCCGCAACCCCGAGCTGCGCGTGCCGCTGGCCGCCGCGTACCTGGTCACGTCCGGTGCGGTGTGGACGCTGCTGCTGATCGTGCCGGGCCGGCTTCCGTTGTGGCTGCTGGTGATCGCCTTCGCGCTGTTCGCCGTCGGCGGGCCGGCCTCGTCGGTCGGCTTCGCCCTGGCCAAGGACTACAACCCGAACCGGATCGTCGGCACCGCGACCGGCGTGGTCAACGTGGGCGGCTTCGTCGCCACCACGATCGCCGCCCTGGCCGTCGGTGTGCTGCTCGGCCTGGCCGAGGGCCTTGGCCAGCAGAACGCGTTCCGGATCGCCTTCGTGGCCGTGTTGGCCGTGCAGTCGCTGGGCACCTGGCGGATGGCCATCTGGTGGCGTCGGGCCCGGGCCGTGGTGCTGCACGCAGCCGCCCGTGGCGAGGAAGTTCCGGTGCAGCTCCAGCGGCGCCGGTGGGACGAGGTTATTGGGCCCGCGGCAGCGTGA
- a CDS encoding GNAT family N-acetyltransferase, which translates to MNLVLHPVTMADLDDFLALHAVETTRSPESLTQLLRDFCAVWESGEHGYWRIEFEGRTAGYGGVKPTWHNGQQVWNLYYRMWPAVRGRGIATEMARKAISVARSCIRIGRSRW; encoded by the coding sequence GTGAACCTGGTGCTGCATCCCGTGACGATGGCCGACCTCGACGACTTCCTTGCCCTGCACGCCGTGGAGACCACGCGGTCGCCGGAGTCGCTCACGCAGCTGCTGCGGGACTTCTGCGCGGTTTGGGAAAGCGGCGAGCACGGCTACTGGCGGATCGAGTTCGAGGGTCGGACGGCCGGCTACGGCGGCGTGAAACCCACGTGGCACAACGGCCAACAGGTGTGGAACCTGTACTACCGAATGTGGCCGGCGGTGCGGGGCAGGGGAATAGCCACGGAGATGGCACGCAAGGCCATCTCCGTGGCGAGGAGCTGCATCCGGATTGGCCGGTCGCGGTGGTGA
- the truB gene encoding tRNA pseudouridine(55) synthase TruB, producing MSQPLRSRRPQNRQRTPGTTANAGLVVVDKPAGLTSHDVVARARRIMGTRKVGHAGTLDPMATGVLVLGIERATKLLGHLAMDTKAYLATIRLGAATTTDDAQGEVTFEADGSQVDEDLVRAEIALLTGDIMQVPSSVSAVKVDGKRAYARVRAGEEVELAARPVTVSRFDLLLVRRDETGTELDVMVECSSGTYVRALARDLGQKLGVGGHLVALRRTRVGPFDLRTARTLEQLEEEPALSLDLGEAVNTAFPRHDIDLPSAAALSHGRKLPAAGIEGPYGVFGPDGRALALAVDTEGASKPLVLLAVD from the coding sequence GTGTCACAACCGCTTCGCTCTCGACGCCCGCAGAACCGCCAGCGCACGCCCGGCACCACCGCCAACGCCGGCCTGGTGGTCGTGGACAAGCCCGCCGGGCTGACCTCGCACGACGTGGTCGCCCGGGCCCGTCGCATCATGGGCACCCGCAAGGTCGGGCACGCCGGCACCCTGGACCCGATGGCCACCGGGGTGCTCGTGCTCGGCATCGAGCGGGCCACCAAGCTGCTGGGGCACCTGGCCATGGACACCAAGGCCTACCTGGCCACCATCCGGCTGGGCGCGGCCACCACCACCGACGACGCCCAGGGCGAGGTCACGTTCGAGGCCGACGGGTCGCAGGTGGACGAGGACCTGGTGCGGGCCGAGATCGCCCTGCTGACCGGCGACATCATGCAGGTGCCGAGCTCGGTCAGCGCGGTCAAGGTGGACGGCAAGCGGGCGTACGCGCGGGTGCGGGCCGGCGAGGAGGTCGAGCTGGCCGCGCGGCCGGTCACGGTCAGCCGGTTCGACCTGCTGCTGGTGCGCCGGGACGAGACCGGCACCGAGCTGGACGTGATGGTTGAGTGCTCGTCCGGCACCTACGTCCGGGCGCTGGCCCGCGACCTCGGGCAGAAGCTCGGCGTCGGCGGCCACCTGGTCGCCCTGCGCCGGACCCGCGTCGGCCCGTTCGACCTGCGTACCGCCCGGACCCTGGAGCAGCTCGAGGAAGAGCCGGCACTGTCGCTGGACCTGGGCGAGGCCGTCAACACGGCGTTCCCGCGACACGACATCGACCTGCCGTCGGCCGCCGCGCTGTCCCACGGCCGCAAGCTCCCGGCCGCCGGCATCGAGGGCCCGTACGGCGTGTTCGGCCCGGACGGTCGCGCGCTGGCGTTGGCCGTGGACACCGAAGGCGCCTCGAAGCCCCTGGTCCTCCTGGCCGTCGACTGA
- a CDS encoding DUF503 domain-containing protein, protein MFVGALELDVLLGDVHSLKEKRSVVRPVLAEIRRKYEVSVAEAGHLDLHRRALVGVSVVAADAEHVRDVLDACERLVSSRPELQVLSARQRLLGPEDD, encoded by the coding sequence ATGTTCGTCGGTGCCCTCGAGTTGGACGTGCTGCTGGGCGACGTCCACTCGCTCAAGGAGAAGCGCTCCGTGGTCCGGCCCGTGCTGGCCGAGATCCGGCGCAAGTACGAGGTCTCGGTGGCCGAGGCCGGTCATCTCGATCTGCACCGCCGCGCCCTGGTCGGGGTGTCGGTGGTCGCCGCCGACGCGGAGCACGTCCGTGACGTGCTCGACGCGTGTGAGCGGCTGGTGTCCTCCCGGCCCGAGCTTCAGGTCCTGTCGGCCCGACAGCGGCTGCTCGGCCCCGAGGACGACTAG
- a CDS encoding MATE family efflux transporter: MTVRAGSARQVFALAVPALGVLAAEPLYVLVDTAVVGHLGALPLAGLALGGLLFSQVSSALTFLSYGTTSRTARLHGAGRRGDAVEEGVQATWLAVGVGLAVLILGQLLATPVAELLAGKGPIADAGVGWLRIALFGAPMVLITMAGNGWMRGVQDTRRPLVYVLLGNGLSVVLNPILVYVLGWGLEGSAVANVFAQTVAAALFVSALVKERVPLKPVPPLIRAQLGLGRDLVIRTLAFQLSFISALSVASRTSTDAVGAHQIVLQLWSFLALVLDSLAIAAQSLVGAALGAGRDDEAKSLAWQVTRYGLVFGIALSVVFAALYSVLPRVFTSAPGVLAEIPHAWWLFVLLQPIAGVVFALDGVLLGAGDAKFLRTATVVSALVGFVPLVWLSLAFHWGLLGIWTGLSTFMVFRLVAVVLRTKSGRWAVTGV, translated from the coding sequence GTGACGGTGCGTGCGGGCTCAGCGAGACAGGTTTTCGCCCTGGCGGTTCCGGCCCTGGGTGTGCTCGCGGCCGAGCCGCTGTACGTGCTCGTCGACACGGCGGTCGTCGGCCACCTGGGCGCGCTGCCGCTGGCCGGCCTCGCGCTCGGCGGCCTGCTGTTCTCGCAGGTGTCCAGTGCGCTGACTTTCCTCTCGTACGGCACGACCTCGCGCACGGCCCGATTGCACGGCGCGGGACGGCGTGGCGACGCGGTCGAAGAAGGCGTGCAGGCCACGTGGTTGGCGGTCGGAGTCGGCCTGGCCGTGCTGATCCTGGGCCAACTGTTGGCCACGCCCGTGGCGGAACTGTTGGCGGGCAAGGGACCCATCGCGGACGCCGGCGTGGGCTGGCTGCGCATCGCATTGTTCGGCGCACCGATGGTGCTGATCACGATGGCCGGCAACGGCTGGATGCGAGGCGTCCAGGACACCAGACGCCCGCTGGTGTACGTGCTGCTGGGCAACGGGCTTTCCGTGGTGCTGAACCCGATCCTCGTCTACGTCCTCGGCTGGGGCCTTGAGGGCTCGGCCGTGGCCAACGTGTTTGCGCAAACGGTGGCGGCGGCGCTGTTCGTCTCCGCGCTGGTCAAGGAGAGGGTGCCGCTGAAGCCGGTGCCGCCGCTCATCAGGGCGCAGCTGGGCCTCGGCCGTGACCTGGTGATCCGCACGCTGGCCTTCCAGCTGTCGTTCATCTCGGCGCTGTCGGTGGCGTCGCGCACCTCGACCGACGCGGTCGGCGCACACCAGATCGTGTTGCAGCTGTGGAGTTTCCTCGCGCTCGTGCTGGACTCGTTGGCCATTGCCGCGCAGTCGCTGGTCGGCGCGGCGCTGGGCGCGGGGCGGGACGACGAGGCGAAGTCCTTGGCCTGGCAGGTGACCCGGTACGGGCTGGTGTTCGGCATCGCGCTGTCGGTGGTTTTTGCCGCCCTGTACAGCGTTCTTCCTCGGGTGTTCACCTCGGCGCCCGGTGTGCTGGCGGAAATCCCGCACGCCTGGTGGCTTTTCGTGCTGCTGCAACCGATCGCCGGCGTGGTGTTCGCCCTGGACGGCGTGCTGCTCGGTGCGGGCGACGCCAAGTTCCTGCGCACTGCCACCGTCGTCAGCGCGCTCGTCGGCTTCGTGCCGCTGGTGTGGCTGTCGCTGGCGTTCCACTGGGGACTGCTCGGAATCTGGACCGGGCTGTCGACGTTCATGGTGTTCCGGCTGGTCGCCGTGGTGCTGCGGACGAAATCCGGGCGCTGGGCCGTCACGGGCGTGTGA
- a CDS encoding DHH family phosphoesterase, producing MSSSEQVDVAAAAALLAAAADVTLLAHVNPDADALGSALALGLALRRRGATVRVSFGSPSAVPESLRMLDSESLFVPASDVPAACGLLVALDTGSLDRLGPLADRVASAGAALVVDHHVSNTRYGSHNLVDDRAEATAVIVARLLGELGVEIDEPIARCLYAGIATDTVSFRFAKPETHRLAARLLEAGVDGSGLIRSLMDSHPFAWLGMLSSVLAAAQLEPDAAQGLGFVYAVVRQADVVGVRAEEIESVIDVVRSTSEAEVAAVLKETPAGTWTVSLRAVGRLDVRSVAVRFGGGGHRLAAGFTAPGTAENVIAGIRSALAEATPAH from the coding sequence GTGAGCTCATCCGAACAGGTCGATGTCGCGGCCGCCGCGGCCCTGCTGGCCGCGGCGGCCGACGTCACGCTGCTGGCCCACGTCAATCCCGACGCCGACGCGTTGGGCAGCGCCCTGGCCCTCGGCCTGGCGCTGCGGCGTCGTGGCGCCACCGTGCGGGTGTCCTTCGGCTCGCCGTCGGCGGTGCCGGAGTCGCTGCGGATGTTGGATTCCGAGAGCCTGTTCGTGCCGGCTTCGGACGTGCCGGCGGCTTGTGGACTACTGGTCGCGCTGGACACCGGCAGCCTCGACCGGCTCGGTCCGTTGGCCGATCGGGTGGCTTCCGCCGGCGCCGCGCTGGTCGTCGACCATCACGTGTCGAACACCCGCTACGGCAGCCACAACCTGGTCGACGACCGGGCCGAGGCCACCGCGGTGATCGTCGCCCGGCTGCTGGGCGAGCTCGGCGTGGAGATCGACGAGCCCATCGCCCGCTGCCTGTACGCCGGCATCGCCACCGACACCGTGTCCTTCCGCTTCGCCAAGCCCGAGACCCACCGCCTGGCCGCCCGCCTGCTGGAGGCCGGCGTCGACGGGTCCGGGCTGATCCGCTCACTGATGGACAGCCATCCGTTCGCGTGGCTGGGCATGCTTTCCTCGGTGCTCGCGGCCGCCCAGTTGGAGCCGGATGCCGCGCAGGGCTTGGGTTTTGTCTACGCCGTCGTGCGCCAAGCCGATGTCGTGGGCGTGCGGGCCGAGGAGATCGAGAGCGTGATCGACGTAGTCCGCTCGACGTCCGAGGCCGAAGTTGCCGCAGTCCTGAAAGAAACCCCGGCCGGCACGTGGACGGTGTCGCTGCGGGCCGTCGGCCGCCTCGACGTGCGCTCCGTGGCCGTGCGCTTCGGCGGCGGCGGTCATCGCCTGGCCGCCGGCTTCACCGCCCCCGGCACCGCCGAGAACGTCATCGCCGGCATCCGCTCCGCCCTCGCCGAGGCTACCCCCGCCCACTGA